In one Desulfoferula mesophila genomic region, the following are encoded:
- a CDS encoding TetR/AcrR family transcriptional regulator, producing MSALYAVRTGHRRPQDLFEPNLHDRLQTAVMEVFSESDFHRASVRTLAKTAGVSFSTIYKHYRSKEELLFAFVDQWMEGLTERIVDHLQGIEDLKEKLRKVFWLQLDYYERNPGLGRIIFMTVPLITWMNDHTFAQKKMIILYLETLRQGQEHGILNSQVRPQVLLDFMHGLVQRSFFMWIYRGQQDSLRGQSNQLFEMVWRAISAPGHQAGADAA from the coding sequence ATGTCAGCCTTATACGCGGTCAGGACCGGACACCGCCGGCCCCAGGATCTATTTGAACCCAATTTGCACGATCGCCTGCAGACCGCGGTGATGGAAGTTTTCTCCGAGTCCGATTTCCACCGGGCCAGCGTGCGCACCCTGGCCAAAACCGCCGGCGTCAGCTTCAGCACAATCTATAAGCACTACCGCAGCAAGGAAGAACTTTTATTCGCCTTTGTGGACCAATGGATGGAAGGGCTCACCGAGCGCATCGTCGACCATCTCCAAGGCATCGAGGATCTCAAGGAAAAGCTGCGCAAGGTTTTCTGGCTGCAGCTCGACTACTACGAACGCAATCCCGGCTTGGGGCGCATCATCTTCATGACCGTGCCTTTGATCACCTGGATGAACGACCACACCTTTGCCCAGAAAAAAATGATCATCTTGTACCTGGAGACCCTGCGCCAGGGCCAAGAGCATGGCATCCTCAACTCCCAGGTGCGCCCCCAGGTGCTTTTGGACTTCATGCACGGGCTGGTGCAACGCAGCTTCTTCATGTGGATATACCGCGGCCAACAAGACAGTCTGCGGGGCCAATCCAACCAGCTTTTTGAAATGGTTTGGCGGGCCATAAGCGCTCCGGGCCACCAGGCAGGGGCGGACGCGGCCTGA
- a CDS encoding glutamate decarboxylase: MALHKKETVRDELMDDVYACTDVCASIPKYRFPKVETPGQHAYQLVHDELMLDGNARMNLATFCSTWLEPQIHQIMEECLDKNMIDKDEYPQTAELEARCVHMLADLWNSPEAANTMGCSTTGSSEAAMLGGMAMKWRWREKMRAAGKPHDKPNMVCGPVQICWHKFTRYWDVEHREIPMQGDRLIMTPEVVADYCDENTIGVVPTLGVTYTGQYEDVKGISQALDKLQADKGWDIPIHVDGASGGFLAPFHDPDLEWDFRLPRVKSINTSGHKFGLSPLGVGWVIWRDAAELPEELIFNVNYLGGNMPTFALNFSRPGGQIVAQYYNFLRLGREGYKKIQDACYETAVYLGEQMEKLGPFEVIYNGKGGIPALLWTFKAGAEPGYSLYDLSDRLRSRGWQVPAYSMPPEREDMVVCRALIRHGVSRDLADLLLDDIKRALDYFAKHPVSTPLDESEAGSFSHTGRSVKK; encoded by the coding sequence ATGGCTCTGCACAAGAAGGAAACCGTCCGCGACGAGTTGATGGACGACGTCTACGCCTGCACGGACGTGTGCGCCAGCATTCCCAAATACCGCTTCCCCAAGGTGGAGACCCCCGGCCAGCACGCCTACCAACTGGTGCATGACGAGCTGATGCTCGACGGCAACGCCCGCATGAACCTGGCCACCTTCTGCTCCACCTGGCTGGAGCCCCAGATCCACCAGATCATGGAGGAGTGCCTGGACAAAAACATGATCGACAAGGACGAGTATCCCCAGACCGCCGAGCTGGAGGCGCGTTGCGTGCACATGCTGGCCGATTTGTGGAACTCGCCCGAGGCGGCCAACACCATGGGCTGCTCCACCACCGGCTCCTCCGAGGCGGCCATGCTGGGGGGCATGGCCATGAAGTGGCGCTGGCGCGAGAAGATGCGGGCGGCGGGCAAGCCCCATGACAAACCCAACATGGTGTGCGGCCCGGTGCAGATCTGCTGGCACAAGTTCACCCGCTATTGGGACGTGGAGCACCGCGAAATCCCCATGCAGGGCGACCGGCTCATCATGACCCCGGAGGTGGTGGCCGACTACTGCGACGAGAACACCATCGGGGTGGTTCCCACCCTGGGGGTCACCTACACCGGCCAGTACGAGGACGTCAAAGGCATCAGCCAGGCCCTGGACAAGCTGCAGGCCGACAAGGGCTGGGACATCCCCATCCACGTGGACGGAGCCAGCGGCGGCTTCTTGGCCCCCTTCCACGACCCGGACCTGGAGTGGGACTTCCGCCTGCCCCGGGTGAAGTCCATCAACACCTCGGGCCACAAGTTCGGCCTGTCGCCCCTGGGTGTGGGCTGGGTTATCTGGCGCGACGCGGCGGAGCTGCCCGAGGAGCTGATCTTCAACGTAAACTACCTGGGCGGCAACATGCCCACCTTTGCCCTGAACTTCTCCCGGCCCGGCGGCCAGATCGTGGCCCAGTACTACAACTTCCTGCGCCTGGGCCGAGAGGGGTACAAGAAAATCCAGGACGCCTGCTACGAAACCGCGGTGTATTTGGGCGAACAGATGGAAAAGCTGGGGCCCTTCGAGGTGATCTACAACGGCAAGGGCGGCATCCCGGCCCTCTTGTGGACCTTCAAGGCGGGCGCGGAGCCCGGCTACAGCCTCTACGACCTCTCCGACCGCCTGCGCAGCCGGGGATGGCAGGTGCCGGCCTATTCCATGCCCCCCGAGCGCGAAGACATGGTGGTGTGCCGCGCCCTGATCCGCCACGGGGTGAGCCGCGATTTGGCCGATCTGCTGTTGGACGACATCAAGCGCGCCCTGGACTACTTTGCCAAGCACCCGGTGAGTACGCCCCTGGACGAGTCCGAGGCGGGCAGCTTCTCCCACACCGGCAGAAGCGTGAAGAAATAA
- a CDS encoding amino acid permease, with translation MAASKKMTVGTITMMTAAAVISLRGLPMMAKEGLSMIFYILFSTVLFLIPASLVAAELGGAFSDKGGGVYTWVKEAFGSRWGFTAIWLQWIQNVVWYPTVLGFAAGALAYLFLDPTLADNGYFTGSVILLVYWLSTFLTLAGSTTAARITKYGFLLGTVLPGLLIIVLGLLWVDQGNPLQFLHSTAGAVAGHPHARLMPHITGLGSVAFLAGIILLFAGVEVHAVHANQMADPAKQFPLSMFLAALIIFLLFTLGSLAVAAVLKPEEISLTAGLMQAFHSLLTKWNIAWLTPVVGLFVAYGAMGGVMSWLGGPSRGLLETANNGELPPFMAKVNAKGVQVTILMIQGVIVSVLACLYFIMSDVSVAFFLLSAITITLYLVMYILMYASAIRLRFTQPHLPRSYKVPGGTFGMCLLAGVGLLGVSFALVVGFFPPSNLPVGNPALYVGLVAAGMVVFVGLPLVINAIKKPDWKRDVAPANPE, from the coding sequence ATGGCGGCAAGCAAGAAAATGACCGTGGGCACCATCACCATGATGACCGCGGCCGCGGTCATCAGTCTGCGCGGCCTGCCCATGATGGCCAAAGAAGGCCTGTCCATGATTTTTTACATCCTGTTCTCCACGGTCCTGTTCCTCATCCCCGCCTCCCTGGTGGCCGCCGAGTTGGGCGGCGCCTTCAGCGACAAGGGCGGCGGGGTGTACACCTGGGTGAAGGAGGCCTTCGGCTCCCGCTGGGGCTTCACCGCCATCTGGCTGCAGTGGATTCAAAACGTGGTGTGGTACCCCACGGTGCTGGGCTTCGCCGCCGGGGCCCTGGCCTATCTGTTCTTGGACCCCACCTTGGCCGACAACGGCTATTTCACCGGCAGCGTGATACTGCTGGTCTACTGGCTCTCCACCTTTCTTACCCTGGCCGGCTCCACCACCGCCGCCCGCATCACCAAATACGGCTTCCTGTTGGGCACCGTGCTGCCGGGCCTGCTTATCATCGTGCTGGGCCTGCTGTGGGTGGACCAGGGCAACCCCTTGCAGTTTCTACACTCCACGGCCGGCGCGGTGGCGGGCCATCCCCATGCCCGCCTGATGCCCCACATCACCGGACTGGGCAGCGTGGCCTTTTTGGCGGGCATCATCCTGCTGTTCGCCGGGGTGGAGGTGCACGCGGTGCACGCCAACCAGATGGCCGACCCGGCCAAGCAGTTTCCCCTGAGCATGTTCCTGGCCGCCCTGATCATCTTCCTGCTGTTCACCCTGGGCTCCCTGGCCGTGGCCGCGGTGCTGAAGCCCGAGGAGATAAGCCTCACCGCCGGGCTCATGCAGGCCTTCCATTCCCTGCTGACCAAGTGGAACATCGCCTGGCTCACCCCGGTGGTGGGCCTTTTCGTGGCCTACGGGGCCATGGGCGGGGTGATGAGTTGGCTGGGCGGTCCCAGCCGAGGACTTTTGGAAACCGCCAACAACGGCGAGCTGCCGCCCTTCATGGCCAAGGTGAACGCCAAGGGCGTGCAGGTGACAATTCTGATGATTCAGGGGGTCATCGTCAGCGTGCTGGCTTGCCTATATTTCATCATGAGCGACGTCAGCGTGGCCTTTTTCCTGCTTTCGGCCATCACCATCACCTTGTACCTGGTGATGTACATCCTCATGTACGCCTCGGCCATCCGCCTGCGTTTCACCCAGCCGCACCTGCCCCGCTCCTACAAGGTGCCCGGCGGCACCTTCGGCATGTGCCTCTTGGCCGGGGTCGGCCTCCTGGGGGTCAGCTTCGCCCTGGTGGTGGGCTTCTTCCCGCCCAGCAACCTGCCGGTGGGCAACCCGGCCCTGTACGTGGGCCTGGTGGCGGCGGGCATGGTAGTGTTCGTGGGCCTGCCCCTGGTGATCAACGCCATCAAAAAGCCCGACTGGAAAAGGGACGTGGCCCCGGCCAATCCCGAATAG
- a CDS encoding HD domain-containing phosphohydrolase yields MERHNSCINTRAIIDYVERHYGSPHLLLRGLEEELGDVDDPLAFLRDSHNWVSAGVVTRMYANARELTGDPRVAYQIGFESVTHQRLGYIQQILLRAWGSPKVAVRRLETINQKFNRTKDLELVSATSDQGLVRLHWHEGLDLTEDFCLVNQGIYSAIPTIWGLPPSRVEETACYFEGDEYCEYRVRWRNPTLVQRVRMLIQNQRSLLGESLAEIEHDKQLLEHKYSEVQTLNQQLMRKIEQILTIQQASAAILSELDYGKLIPNVLSMFLKTIGYKRAMIMLVDGVNQKLRYEAGVGMDPSDLAPMDGYSVSIDRTSNLLARVAQSGQPLITQDAASLNLNPKNLIIRKYQPQAIVILPLTAQGGVIGILAADRPQGSATVTGADRDYLEVFANQVALAIENARMYRDLKESFLSTVKSLAQALEAKDSYTRGHSERVTTYAVRLATRLKMAEKEVDMLKRLGMLHDVGKIAIDRQILNKPSQLSSEDRELVRQHPSWGQSIIQPLKLSQAEISIVRHHHERWDGLGYPDGLSGEGIPLPARVISVADSFDAMTSDRPYRNAMGLRDALAELERGSGNQFDPQVAEAFVALVREGFLDDVLPRVRPASRLRHLVLAKP; encoded by the coding sequence GTGGAGCGGCACAATAGCTGCATAAATACGCGGGCCATTATCGACTACGTCGAGCGCCACTATGGCTCGCCCCACCTGCTCCTGCGAGGCCTGGAGGAGGAGCTGGGGGACGTAGACGATCCCCTGGCCTTTTTACGTGACTCCCACAACTGGGTGTCCGCCGGGGTCGTTACCCGCATGTACGCCAATGCGCGCGAGCTCACCGGCGACCCCCGGGTGGCCTATCAGATCGGCTTCGAGTCGGTAACCCACCAACGTCTCGGTTATATCCAGCAAATTCTGCTCAGGGCCTGGGGTTCGCCCAAGGTGGCGGTGCGGCGCCTGGAGACCATCAACCAGAAGTTCAACCGCACCAAGGATCTGGAGCTGGTCAGCGCCACCTCCGACCAGGGCCTGGTGCGCCTGCACTGGCACGAGGGCCTGGACCTCACCGAAGACTTCTGCCTGGTAAACCAGGGCATCTACTCGGCCATCCCCACCATATGGGGCCTGCCCCCCTCGCGGGTGGAAGAAACCGCCTGCTATTTCGAAGGCGATGAATACTGCGAGTACCGGGTGCGTTGGCGCAACCCCACCCTGGTGCAGCGGGTGCGCATGTTGATACAGAACCAGCGCAGCCTTCTGGGCGAGAGCCTGGCCGAGATCGAGCACGACAAGCAGCTGTTGGAGCACAAATACTCCGAGGTGCAGACCCTCAACCAGCAGCTCATGCGCAAGATAGAGCAGATCCTCACCATCCAGCAGGCCAGCGCGGCCATCCTCTCCGAGTTGGACTACGGCAAGTTGATCCCCAACGTCCTGAGCATGTTCCTGAAGACCATCGGCTACAAGCGAGCCATGATCATGCTGGTGGACGGGGTTAATCAGAAGCTGCGCTACGAAGCCGGGGTGGGCATGGACCCCAGCGACCTGGCCCCCATGGACGGCTACTCGGTTTCCATCGACCGCACCTCCAACCTGCTGGCCCGGGTGGCCCAAAGCGGGCAGCCCCTGATAACCCAGGACGCGGCCAGCCTGAACCTGAACCCCAAGAACCTGATCATCCGCAAGTATCAGCCCCAGGCCATCGTCATCCTGCCGCTCACCGCCCAGGGCGGGGTGATCGGCATCCTGGCCGCCGACCGGCCCCAGGGCTCGGCCACCGTCACCGGAGCGGACCGCGACTACCTGGAGGTGTTCGCCAACCAGGTGGCCCTGGCCATCGAAAACGCCCGTATGTACCGCGACCTCAAGGAATCCTTCTTGAGCACCGTGAAATCCCTGGCCCAGGCCCTGGAAGCCAAGGACTCCTACACGCGCGGCCATTCCGAACGGGTGACCACCTACGCGGTGCGCCTGGCCACCAGACTCAAGATGGCCGAGAAGGAAGTGGACATGCTCAAGCGCCTGGGCATGTTGCACGACGTGGGCAAGATAGCCATCGACCGCCAGATCCTCAACAAGCCCAGCCAGCTCAGCTCGGAGGACCGGGAGTTGGTGCGCCAGCATCCCTCTTGGGGCCAATCCATCATCCAGCCCCTGAAGCTCAGCCAGGCGGAAATCTCCATCGTGCGCCACCACCACGAGCGCTGGGACGGCCTGGGCTATCCCGACGGACTGTCCGGCGAGGGGATACCCCTACCCGCCAGGGTGATCAGCGTGGCCGACTCCTTCGACGCCATGACCAGCGACCGCCCCTACCGCAACGCCATGGGCCTGCGCGACGCCTTGGCCGAACTGGAAAGAGGCTCGGGCAACCAGTTCGATCCCCAGGTGGCGGAGGCCTTCGTGGCCCTGGTGCGCGAGGGCTTCCTGGACGACGTGCTGCCCCGGGTGCGCCCGGCCTCGCGCCTGCGCCATCTGGTGCTGGCCAAGCCCTGA
- a CDS encoding mandelate racemase/muconate lactonizing enzyme family protein: MQIKQLNAYLIHWPFTLAVSHSLAENTATDNIVVAMVDDRGHVGYGEGVPRSYVTGETLEGSLRGLERELAPVVLGASLEPEQALGWLEERAGSQTMDRHPAAACAVETALLDLAGQALQQPVSALIADQPPEPVTYSAVIPLLPREMLPAILQQTKQMRIKQVKVKVQRQGAAELVAQAREILGPEAHLRVDANGAWSAAEAVEAIQAMASSRVEAVEQPVAKEDLEGMARVAAAVDPLVLADESMCTMADARHLVQAHATNGFNLRLSKCGGPARTNSLLKMAAQEGQACMLGCQVGELGLLSAMGRHFASVHKELIYLEGCLTRFFMDRDLIRQDITFGPGGLAGPLTGAGLGVEVDPAVLNGSLVFSLT, translated from the coding sequence ATGCAGATAAAACAACTGAACGCCTATTTGATTCATTGGCCTTTCACCCTGGCGGTGTCCCACAGCTTGGCTGAAAATACGGCCACCGACAACATAGTCGTGGCCATGGTGGACGACCGGGGCCACGTGGGCTACGGGGAGGGGGTGCCCCGCAGCTACGTCACCGGCGAAACCCTGGAGGGCTCCCTGCGGGGCCTGGAACGGGAGTTGGCGCCCGTGGTGCTCGGAGCCTCTCTGGAGCCGGAGCAGGCGCTGGGCTGGCTGGAGGAGAGGGCCGGTTCCCAGACCATGGACCGCCATCCGGCCGCCGCCTGCGCGGTGGAAACGGCTTTGTTGGACTTGGCCGGCCAGGCCTTGCAACAACCGGTGAGCGCCTTGATTGCCGACCAGCCTCCGGAGCCGGTCACCTACAGCGCGGTGATTCCCCTGCTGCCCCGAGAGATGCTGCCCGCCATCTTGCAACAGACCAAACAAATGCGCATCAAGCAGGTCAAGGTCAAGGTGCAACGCCAGGGGGCGGCGGAGTTGGTGGCCCAGGCGCGCGAGATCCTGGGGCCGGAGGCGCACTTGCGGGTGGACGCCAACGGGGCCTGGAGCGCGGCCGAGGCGGTAGAGGCCATTCAGGCCATGGCCTCCAGCCGGGTGGAAGCGGTGGAGCAGCCGGTGGCCAAGGAAGATTTGGAAGGGATGGCCCGGGTAGCCGCGGCGGTGGACCCGCTGGTGCTGGCCGACGAATCCATGTGCACCATGGCCGACGCGCGGCATCTGGTGCAGGCCCATGCCACTAATGGATTCAACCTGCGCCTGAGCAAATGCGGGGGGCCCGCCCGCACCAACTCCCTGCTGAAGATGGCCGCCCAGGAGGGGCAGGCCTGCATGCTGGGCTGCCAGGTGGGAGAGCTGGGGCTGCTCTCGGCCATGGGACGCCATTTCGCCTCGGTGCACAAGGAGCTTATCTACCTGGAAGGCTGCCTGACCCGCTTTTTCATGGACCGGGATCTGATTCGCCAGGACATCACTTTCGGCCCCGGCGGGCTGGCCGGCCCCCTGACCGGGGCGGGCCTGGGCGTGGAAGTGGACCCCGCCGTCCTCAACGGCAGCCTGGTCTTCAGCCTCACCTAG
- a CDS encoding lysophospholipid acyltransferase family protein — protein sequence MSAKKRFRAWLLSLLKDRLNLKDISSFLQLPCNTWIFGALPPWLSRLYLMALGALYFNIAAKDRKAIQHSLEATLGKAANRREARRRWTKTRSGILDHYHEKLYLAFKSYPTIRKTCLNRVKIRNLEILDQALAQGRGVVLITGHYGALEFMPGALAFRDYPLSVMVHCKTPRLRAILDQRAAEANTELMDPKSGEVFFTALDHLKRGRVVVTQCDEINMWRPYKDKTTSFLGHTVPLDRSMDILARKSKAVVLMGLVHRLKGRRYELELLDPAQHPAAQGATQVSVQCLSVLTDYILEQPEHWYEWKKLTQFVPVPQEVVNADKTTERLFDSLAFHPGGVPQLG from the coding sequence GTGAGCGCGAAAAAGCGTTTCCGAGCTTGGCTGCTCAGTCTCCTCAAGGATCGTCTCAACCTCAAAGACATCAGTTCATTTTTGCAGTTGCCTTGCAACACCTGGATCTTCGGGGCGCTGCCCCCCTGGTTGAGCAGGCTCTATCTGATGGCTCTGGGGGCGTTGTATTTCAACATAGCCGCCAAAGACCGCAAAGCCATCCAGCATTCCCTGGAGGCCACCCTGGGCAAGGCCGCCAACCGCCGCGAGGCGCGCCGCCGCTGGACCAAGACCAGGTCGGGCATCTTGGATCACTACCATGAGAAGCTCTACCTGGCTTTCAAGAGCTATCCGACCATCCGCAAAACCTGCCTGAACCGGGTGAAGATCCGCAACCTCGAGATCTTGGACCAGGCCCTGGCCCAGGGCCGGGGGGTGGTTTTGATTACCGGGCACTACGGGGCCCTGGAATTCATGCCCGGCGCCCTGGCCTTCCGCGACTATCCCCTTTCGGTGATGGTGCATTGCAAAACTCCGCGCCTCAGGGCTATCTTGGACCAACGCGCCGCCGAGGCCAACACCGAGCTCATGGACCCCAAGTCCGGCGAGGTGTTTTTCACCGCGCTCGATCACCTGAAGCGGGGCCGCGTCGTGGTGACCCAATGCGACGAGATAAACATGTGGCGTCCCTACAAGGACAAGACCACCAGCTTCCTGGGACACACGGTTCCCCTGGACCGCTCCATGGACATATTGGCGCGCAAGTCCAAGGCCGTGGTATTGATGGGCTTGGTGCACCGCCTGAAGGGCCGGCGCTATGAGCTGGAACTCCTTGACCCGGCCCAGCATCCCGCCGCCCAGGGTGCCACCCAGGTCTCGGTGCAGTGCCTTTCGGTGCTTACCGACTACATCCTTGAGCAGCCCGAGCATTGGTATGAGTGGAAGAAGCTAACCCAGTTCGTCCCGGTCCCCCAGGAAGTGGTCAATGCAGATAAAACAACTGAACGCCTATTTGATTCATTGGCCTTTCACCCTGGCGGTGTCCCACAGCTTGGCTGA
- a CDS encoding chloride channel protein: MTLMKKFRHNLWTTEQGVLILMGVLVGVLGGYGAVGFRLLIDFLRTLAYGSDGDFLEVLAATPWWWLLAIPALGGLVVGPVIYFLAKEAKGHGVPEVMEAVNLRGGLIRKRVVVVKSLASAISIAVGGSVGREGPIVQIGSAIGSTVGQVLKVSAGRMRVLVGCGAAAGIAATFNAPVAGMMFAMEIILGDFAVATFSPIVLSAVMATAISRFYLGDFPAFVVPAYQLVSAWELLLYAGLGLASGAVGAIFSAVLYKTEDLVDAVRIPEYLKTPLAGLALGAMGLAFPWVLGVGYEGIELALHHQLAWWLMLIIVGAKILATSLTIAGGMSGGIFAPSLVIGAMLGGSMGGLAHELWPGMTAGPGAYAIVGMAAVVAGATHGPITAFLILFEMTGGYQIILPLMIGCTLATLVAQQINRDSIYTRKLSRRGIDIHAGKDMNLLRSLTVAQAMRSEVDSVPQDMTLGSFHDKVLTSKYASFPVVDSHGELVGILSHADYAGHTLEKELWDLVVVAELATTQVQTVTPHDTLDVALRKISSRDYATLPVVASQGSRRLLGVISHRDIISVYTRKLRKSGLGGGEST; encoded by the coding sequence ATGACCCTTATGAAAAAATTTCGGCACAACTTGTGGACCACCGAACAGGGCGTCTTGATCCTGATGGGCGTGCTGGTGGGAGTCCTGGGCGGCTACGGCGCCGTGGGGTTCAGGTTGCTTATAGATTTTTTACGCACCCTGGCCTATGGCAGCGACGGCGACTTCCTGGAGGTGCTGGCCGCCACCCCTTGGTGGTGGCTGCTCGCCATCCCGGCCCTGGGCGGCCTGGTGGTGGGCCCTGTGATCTACTTTTTGGCCAAGGAGGCCAAGGGTCACGGGGTGCCCGAGGTGATGGAGGCGGTGAACTTGCGCGGGGGGCTCATCCGCAAGCGGGTGGTGGTGGTCAAATCCCTGGCCTCGGCCATCTCCATTGCGGTGGGCGGTTCGGTGGGCCGGGAAGGGCCCATCGTGCAGATCGGCTCGGCCATCGGCAGCACGGTGGGCCAGGTGCTCAAGGTCAGCGCCGGGCGCATGCGCGTCCTGGTGGGCTGCGGGGCGGCGGCGGGCATCGCGGCCACCTTCAACGCCCCGGTGGCGGGCATGATGTTCGCCATGGAGATCATCCTGGGCGACTTCGCGGTGGCCACCTTCAGCCCCATCGTGCTCTCCGCGGTGATGGCCACGGCCATAAGCCGCTTTTACCTGGGCGACTTCCCCGCCTTCGTGGTGCCGGCCTACCAGTTGGTCTCGGCCTGGGAGCTGTTGCTCTACGCCGGGCTGGGCCTGGCCTCCGGCGCGGTGGGCGCGATTTTTTCCGCGGTGCTCTACAAGACCGAAGACCTGGTGGACGCCGTGCGCATCCCCGAATACCTGAAGACCCCCCTGGCCGGGCTGGCCCTGGGGGCCATGGGCCTGGCCTTTCCCTGGGTGCTGGGGGTGGGCTACGAGGGCATAGAGCTGGCCCTGCACCACCAACTGGCCTGGTGGCTCATGCTCATCATCGTGGGGGCCAAGATTCTGGCCACCAGCCTGACCATCGCCGGGGGGATGTCCGGCGGCATCTTCGCGCCGTCGCTGGTCATCGGGGCCATGCTCGGCGGCTCCATGGGCGGGCTGGCCCACGAGCTGTGGCCGGGCATGACCGCCGGGCCCGGGGCCTACGCCATCGTGGGCATGGCCGCCGTGGTGGCCGGGGCCACCCACGGGCCCATCACCGCCTTTTTGATTTTGTTCGAGATGACCGGGGGCTACCAAATAATCCTGCCCCTGATGATCGGCTGCACCCTGGCCACCCTGGTGGCTCAGCAGATCAACCGCGATTCCATCTACACCCGCAAGCTGAGCCGCCGGGGCATCGACATCCACGCGGGCAAGGACATGAACCTGCTGCGCTCGCTCACCGTGGCCCAGGCCATGCGCTCCGAGGTGGACAGCGTGCCCCAGGACATGACCCTGGGCAGCTTCCACGACAAGGTGCTCACCTCCAAATACGCCAGTTTCCCGGTGGTCGACAGCCACGGCGAGTTGGTGGGCATCCTCTCCCACGCCGACTACGCGGGCCACACCCTGGAGAAGGAGTTGTGGGACTTGGTGGTGGTGGCCGAGTTGGCCACCACCCAGGTGCAGACCGTGACCCCCCACGACACCCTGGACGTCGCCCTGCGTAAGATATCCTCGCGCGACTACGCCACCTTGCCGGTGGTGGCCTCCCAGGGCAGCCGCCGCCTGCTGGGGGTGATAAGCCACCGCGACATCATCAGCGTCTACACCCGCAAGCTGCGCAAGTCCGGCCTGGGGGGAGGGGAGTCCACCTAG
- a CDS encoding SUMF1/EgtB/PvdO family nonheme iron enzyme, which produces MTTLERMEYTRLFILNAKLTHQRKQGQAITYGKLTVTSEPAGAQVWISSYTPKGVTPLNEDKVFSGRHRITVRKQGYYEQARMATIAPGQPATLDFKLKPIPYARLTLEVNPPDTKVAVVGWPEKYAPGMKIAPGEYVVEFSRPGLSKKRLYLSLGDNAVLKEKVDLEGPKGSLWVSANQPDCVVYLDGREVGRSSLGIVDLLPGPHKLQVWKSLFKPVTQEVLVRPDQEKRVGISLEPVEHFTNSLGMEFVKIPAGSFMMGYRDAPDLMAAKDEDISFPHEEFLPGLPRHRVEISTPFFMQTTEVTEDMWRKIMGSKVHSGDTPVRPLLISKIDEFIARMNERDRGKYRYRLPTEAEWEYACRAGTDSPFYTGETINYWQAKYVNWTNPYGDGAVKKSKDTPHTTKVKSFAPNPWGLYDMHGNAQELCADAYDPFFNTYAAIRDPANLGTRQQARTVRGGGPWASPVWCMCAHRSFFVGQDDRDFDVSGFRLVAEKVEGKNL; this is translated from the coding sequence ATGACCACCTTGGAACGGATGGAGTACACCCGGCTGTTCATCTTGAACGCCAAGCTGACCCACCAGAGGAAGCAAGGCCAAGCCATCACCTATGGCAAGCTCACCGTGACCAGCGAGCCTGCCGGAGCCCAGGTTTGGATCAGCTCCTACACCCCCAAAGGAGTCACCCCGCTGAATGAGGACAAGGTCTTTTCAGGCAGGCACCGAATCACGGTGCGTAAGCAGGGGTACTATGAGCAAGCTCGCATGGCGACCATCGCGCCGGGCCAGCCGGCAACCCTGGATTTCAAGCTGAAGCCCATTCCCTATGCCCGTCTCACCCTGGAGGTTAATCCCCCGGACACCAAGGTGGCCGTGGTGGGATGGCCGGAGAAGTACGCGCCGGGCATGAAGATCGCGCCGGGCGAATATGTGGTTGAGTTCAGCCGCCCAGGGTTAAGCAAAAAGCGGCTCTATCTTTCCTTGGGCGACAATGCGGTGCTGAAAGAAAAAGTCGATCTGGAAGGCCCCAAGGGCAGCCTATGGGTGAGCGCCAATCAGCCGGATTGCGTGGTGTACCTGGATGGCCGCGAGGTGGGCCGCAGCTCGCTGGGCATCGTAGACCTGCTGCCCGGCCCGCACAAGCTACAGGTGTGGAAAAGTCTGTTTAAGCCGGTCACCCAGGAGGTTTTGGTGCGGCCGGACCAAGAAAAACGGGTGGGCATCAGCCTCGAGCCGGTGGAGCATTTCACCAACAGCCTGGGCATGGAGTTTGTCAAGATACCCGCCGGCAGCTTCATGATGGGTTACCGCGACGCCCCGGACTTAATGGCCGCCAAGGATGAGGATATCTCCTTTCCGCATGAAGAATTCCTCCCTGGCCTGCCTCGTCACCGGGTGGAGATCAGCACGCCGTTTTTCATGCAAACCACCGAAGTGACCGAGGACATGTGGCGTAAGATCATGGGCAGTAAAGTTCACTCTGGGGATACGCCGGTAAGGCCGCTCCTTATTTCAAAGATTGATGAGTTTATTGCCAGAATGAACGAACGGGACCGGGGTAAATACCGTTACCGCCTGCCCACCGAGGCTGAATGGGAGTATGCCTGCCGGGCCGGTACGGACAGCCCCTTTTACACCGGCGAAACCATCAACTACTGGCAAGCCAAGTACGTAAATTGGACAAACCCCTATGGCGACGGAGCCGTGAAAAAAAGCAAGGATACTCCCCATACTACAAAGGTAAAAAGCTTTGCCCCCAACCCATGGGGGCTTTACGACATGCACGGCAATGCGCAAGAGCTTTGCGCAGACGCTTATGATCCCTTTTTCAATACCTACGCTGCAATCCGCGATCCCGCCAATCTTGGGACCCGGCAACAGGCCCGCACCGTACGCGGCGGAGGCCCCTGGGCGTCACCGGTTTGGTGTATGTGTGCCCATCGTTCATTCTTCGTGGGCCAAGATGATCGTGACTTTGATGTCAGCGGCTTCAGGCTGGTTGCCGAAAAGGTGGAGGGAAAAAACTTATAG